One genomic window of Arcobacter lacus includes the following:
- a CDS encoding tRNA dihydrouridine synthase, which translates to MNKLDFTRPLVVLAPLAGYTDLPFRSVVKKFGADLTISEMISSNALVYKSARTLKMVEKSPTEDPYFVQIAGNSVDLVKAAVEILNDVEGIDGIDLNCGCPAPKVFNHGSGSNLLGDLKKLEEILSTVKKYSKKQYTSAKVRLGVNEKIPVEIGKAVEACGVDFVSVHGRTRAGKYKAPVDYDAIKQMKEAISIPVIANGDIKDYAKAKEVLEYTKANGVMIGRGAIGKPWVFYQLKHGIEDISNEMKKEIILEHFDSMINFHGNHGAIMFRKLLHSYSKGYTGANEFRDIVNKVSEVDVMRDMIENFF; encoded by the coding sequence ATGAATAAACTCGACTTTACAAGACCTTTAGTGGTGTTAGCACCACTTGCAGGTTATACAGATTTACCTTTTAGAAGTGTTGTTAAAAAATTTGGTGCTGATTTAACTATTTCAGAAATGATTAGTTCAAATGCTTTAGTATATAAAAGTGCAAGAACACTTAAAATGGTAGAAAAATCTCCTACTGAAGATCCATATTTTGTACAAATTGCAGGAAATAGTGTTGATTTAGTTAAAGCTGCAGTTGAAATTTTAAATGATGTTGAAGGCATTGATGGAATTGATTTAAATTGTGGATGTCCTGCTCCAAAAGTTTTTAATCATGGCTCTGGTTCAAATCTTTTAGGAGATTTAAAAAAACTTGAAGAGATTTTAAGTACAGTAAAAAAATACTCTAAAAAACAATATACAAGTGCAAAAGTAAGACTTGGAGTAAATGAAAAAATTCCAGTTGAAATTGGAAAAGCAGTTGAAGCTTGTGGTGTTGATTTTGTATCTGTTCATGGAAGAACACGAGCTGGGAAATATAAAGCTCCAGTTGATTATGATGCAATAAAACAGATGAAAGAAGCTATTTCAATTCCAGTTATTGCAAATGGTGATATTAAAGATTATGCAAAAGCTAAAGAAGTTTTAGAATATACAAAAGCAAACGGAGTGATGATAGGACGAGGTGCTATTGGAAAACCTTGGGTATTTTATCAACTAAAACATGGAATTGAAGATATCTCAAATGAAATGAAAAAAGAGATTATTTTAGAACATTTTGATTCTATGATAAATTTTCATGGGAATCATGGTGCTATAATGTTTAGAAAACTTTTACATTCATATTCAAAAGGTTACACAGGAGCTAATGAGTTTCGAGATATTGTAAACAAAGTTAGTGAAGTTGATGTTATGAGAGATATGATAGAAAACTTTTTTTAA
- the glmS gene encoding glutamine--fructose-6-phosphate transaminase (isomerizing) → MCGIVGYIGKKNTTKLLLDGLKELEYRGYDSAGIAVLKDDNIDVFKALGKLVNLEEKVNSVPSKDYDLGIGHTRWATHGKPTELNAHPHLGEYSYVVHNGIIENYKELKDELTQKGHKFVSQTDTEVIVHLFENYNNQLNDATKAFQNTVSRLEGAFSILLISKAEPKKIFFYKLGSPLIVARGIEENEVLFASSDAPLIGLANDVVYLEDKVGGVATASGIEFFSDNHKWSTLPTSKQFAQKDGYRFFMEKEIYEQSSVVSDCMLGRIKDNEILFDEIDKSIIDGINEIKICACGTSYHAALTSSYLFERISKIKCSVEVASEFRYKEPLLTKDTLFIVISQSGETADTLEALKMAKNAGLKTLVICNVDNSSMTRTADFTILTRAGIEKGVASTKAFSTQTVVLWMLSLYFAKVKNVISNEKLEVELHTLREVPKSLCISDKIHEKTRRLSKRYLHGHGFFFIGRDVFYPLALEGALKLKEISYLHAEGYPAGEMKHGPIALADPELFTIALMPQNLLYDKIKSNVEELSARDSTICAISALDFDLADDFIKINKSEHYMLEFFEMLVVLQLLSMEISIRLGNDVDMPRNLAKSVTVE, encoded by the coding sequence ATGTGTGGAATAGTTGGATATATAGGTAAAAAAAATACTACAAAATTATTATTAGATGGTTTAAAAGAGTTAGAGTATAGAGGTTATGATAGTGCTGGAATCGCTGTACTTAAAGATGATAATATTGATGTTTTTAAAGCTTTAGGAAAACTTGTAAATTTAGAAGAAAAAGTAAATAGTGTACCTTCTAAAGATTATGATTTAGGAATTGGACATACAAGATGGGCAACTCATGGTAAACCAACAGAACTAAATGCTCATCCACATTTAGGAGAGTATTCTTATGTAGTTCATAATGGAATAATTGAAAACTATAAAGAGTTAAAAGATGAGTTAACACAAAAAGGACATAAATTTGTTTCTCAAACAGATACAGAAGTTATAGTTCATCTTTTTGAAAATTATAATAACCAATTAAATGACGCTACAAAAGCTTTTCAAAACACAGTTTCAAGACTTGAAGGTGCTTTTTCAATTCTTCTAATCTCAAAAGCAGAACCTAAAAAAATATTTTTCTATAAACTAGGAAGTCCTTTAATCGTTGCACGAGGAATTGAAGAAAATGAAGTTTTATTTGCTTCATCTGATGCTCCACTTATTGGTTTAGCAAATGATGTTGTTTATTTAGAAGACAAAGTTGGTGGAGTTGCAACTGCTTCAGGTATAGAATTTTTCAGTGATAATCATAAATGGAGTACATTACCAACATCAAAACAGTTTGCTCAAAAAGATGGATATAGATTTTTTATGGAAAAAGAAATTTATGAGCAAAGTAGTGTAGTTAGTGATTGTATGTTGGGAAGAATAAAAGATAATGAAATTTTATTTGATGAAATTGATAAATCAATAATTGATGGAATAAATGAGATAAAAATTTGTGCTTGTGGTACTTCATATCACGCTGCTCTTACTTCTTCATATTTATTTGAGAGAATTTCTAAAATAAAATGTAGTGTTGAAGTAGCAAGTGAATTTAGATATAAAGAACCACTTTTAACTAAAGATACTTTATTTATAGTTATTTCTCAAAGTGGTGAAACTGCTGATACTTTAGAAGCTTTAAAAATGGCAAAAAATGCAGGATTAAAAACTTTAGTAATTTGTAATGTTGATAACTCTTCTATGACAAGAACGGCTGATTTTACTATTCTTACAAGAGCTGGAATTGAAAAAGGTGTTGCTTCAACAAAAGCATTTTCTACTCAAACAGTTGTTCTTTGGATGTTATCTTTATATTTTGCAAAAGTAAAAAATGTAATTTCAAATGAAAAATTAGAAGTTGAACTTCACACTTTAAGAGAAGTTCCAAAATCACTTTGTATTAGTGACAAAATACATGAAAAAACAAGAAGATTATCAAAAAGATATTTACATGGACATGGATTTTTCTTCATTGGAAGAGATGTATTTTATCCATTGGCTTTAGAAGGTGCTTTAAAACTAAAAGAGATTTCTTATTTACATGCAGAAGGTTATCCAGCAGGTGAAATGAAACATGGTCCTATTGCTCTTGCAGACCCAGAACTTTTTACAATCGCACTTATGCCACAAAATTTACTTTATGATAAAATTAAATCAAACGTAGAAGAACTTAGTGCTAGAGATAGTACTATTTGTGCTATTTCTGCACTTGATTTTGATTTGGCTGATGATTTTATAAAAATAAATAAATCAGAACACTATATGTTAGAGTTTTTTGAAATGTTGGTTGTTTTACAACTTTTATCTATGGAAATTTCAATAAGACTTGGGAATGACGTAGATATGCCAAGAAATTTGGCTAAATCTGTGACTGTCGAATAA
- the accD gene encoding acetyl-CoA carboxylase, carboxyltransferase subunit beta, translating into MDLKNLFSKISFDSKKEQPTKKDAPTHWIKCPNCSALMFFKEVENQDNVCPKCSFHMRIGAKRRIEILSDENSFVEFDADLKPNDPLKFVDKTSYKKRVEEAFDKTGRTSSVVSGECTINSIPVQMVVFDFSFMGGSLGSVEGEKIVRAVNRAIEKEQGLIIVSASGGARMQESTFALMQMAKTSAALKKLDHAKLPYISILTDPTMGGVSASFAFLGDIIMAEPGALIGFAGQRVIKQTIGADLPEGFQRAEFLLEKGSIDMVVNRSKMKQTLTDLLTMFQREKIS; encoded by the coding sequence ATGGATTTAAAAAACTTGTTTAGCAAAATATCTTTTGATAGTAAAAAAGAACAACCAACAAAAAAAGATGCACCAACTCACTGGATAAAATGTCCAAATTGTAGTGCATTAATGTTTTTTAAAGAGGTAGAAAATCAAGATAATGTTTGCCCCAAATGTAGTTTCCATATGAGAATTGGTGCAAAAAGAAGAATAGAAATTCTATCTGATGAAAATAGTTTTGTTGAATTTGATGCAGATTTAAAACCAAATGACCCTTTAAAATTTGTAGATAAAACTTCTTATAAAAAAAGAGTTGAGGAAGCTTTTGATAAAACAGGAAGAACATCTTCTGTTGTAAGTGGAGAATGTACTATAAATTCAATTCCTGTTCAAATGGTAGTTTTTGATTTTTCTTTTATGGGTGGAAGTTTAGGAAGTGTTGAAGGTGAGAAGATAGTAAGAGCTGTAAATAGAGCTATTGAAAAAGAGCAAGGTTTAATTATTGTATCAGCTTCTGGAGGAGCTAGAATGCAAGAATCAACTTTTGCTTTAATGCAAATGGCAAAAACTTCTGCAGCACTTAAAAAACTTGATCATGCAAAACTTCCATATATCTCTATTTTAACAGATCCTACAATGGGAGGAGTTTCTGCTTCATTTGCTTTTTTAGGTGATATTATTATGGCTGAGCCAGGAGCATTAATTGGATTTGCAGGACAAAGAGTTATTAAGCAAACAATTGGTGCAGATTTACCAGAAGGTTTCCAAAGAGCAGAATTTTTACTTGAAAAAGGTTCTATTGATATGGTTGTTAATAGATCTAAGATGAAGCAAACTTTGACAGATTTATTAACAATGTTTCAAAGAGAAAAAATTAGTTAA
- the metK gene encoding methionine adenosyltransferase, whose translation MEKKSQYLFTSEVVSPGHPDKCADIIADSIVDRLIIEDNNSRVASEVFVAGKHIVIGGEVKSNAKLSQNDYEKIVKDALAKIGYDGKSAFTKEQALHPDDVKVQVLLNQQSPDISQGVDQTTGEIGAGDQGIMFGFASNEADEFMPAAIVYARKLCDTVYNYALKNNQKLGVDIKTQVTVDYGTKENFENCKPQKIHTIVVSAPSVEGMPIEEVRTLIQGLIDNSGLPDKLYDKNSTIIHINPTGRYVNHSSLHDSGLTGRKLIVDSFGGYAPIGGGAQSSKDYTKVDRSGLYAARWIAKHIVASGLAKKAIVQISYAIGVARPTSVAVDTMGTYTKHNDDVLSAFVMENFPLTPRWITQKFALDKPSVDTFLYADVAARGQVGQSDYPWEKLDELEKFKNL comes from the coding sequence ATGGAAAAAAAATCTCAATACTTATTTACAAGTGAAGTAGTAAGCCCTGGACACCCTGATAAATGTGCTGATATTATTGCAGATTCAATAGTTGATAGATTAATAATAGAAGATAATAATAGTAGAGTTGCAAGTGAAGTTTTTGTAGCTGGAAAACACATAGTTATTGGTGGTGAAGTAAAATCTAATGCAAAATTATCACAAAATGATTATGAAAAAATAGTAAAAGATGCATTAGCAAAAATTGGATATGACGGAAAAAGTGCATTTACAAAAGAACAAGCACTTCATCCTGATGATGTAAAAGTACAAGTTTTATTAAATCAGCAAAGTCCTGATATTTCTCAAGGAGTTGACCAAACAACTGGAGAAATTGGAGCAGGTGATCAAGGAATTATGTTTGGATTTGCTTCAAATGAAGCAGATGAATTTATGCCTGCAGCAATAGTTTATGCAAGAAAACTTTGTGATACAGTTTATAATTATGCTTTAAAAAATAATCAAAAATTAGGGGTTGATATAAAAACTCAAGTTACTGTTGATTATGGTACAAAAGAGAATTTTGAAAATTGTAAACCACAAAAAATTCATACAATAGTTGTAAGTGCTCCTTCTGTTGAAGGAATGCCAATTGAAGAAGTAAGAACATTGATTCAAGGCTTAATTGACAACTCTGGATTACCTGATAAATTGTATGATAAAAATAGTACAATTATTCATATAAATCCAACAGGAAGATATGTAAATCACTCATCATTACATGATAGTGGTTTAACAGGAAGAAAACTGATTGTTGATTCTTTTGGTGGATATGCACCTATTGGTGGTGGAGCACAAAGTAGTAAAGATTACACTAAAGTTGATAGAAGTGGACTTTATGCTGCAAGATGGATAGCAAAACATATAGTTGCTTCTGGACTTGCTAAAAAAGCAATAGTTCAAATATCTTATGCTATTGGAGTTGCACGTCCAACATCAGTTGCTGTTGATACAATGGGAACTTATACAAAACATAATGATGATGTATTATCAGCTTTTGTTATGGAAAATTTCCCATTAACACCAAGATGGATTACACAAAAATTTGCTTTGGATAAACCAAGTGTTGATACTTTCCTTTATGCAGATGTTGCTGCACGTGGACAAGTAGGACAAAGTGATTATCCTTGGGAAAAATTAGATGAATTAGAGAAATTTAAAAATCTTTAA
- a CDS encoding 23S rRNA (pseudouridine(1915)-N(3))-methyltransferase RlmH, translated as MKINIYAILKPTADNFDQIIKEFIKMSSKYAKVEVHYIFNKNIAKAQTIGEKESQLAYSQTYEPLLKGYNIALDVLGKRVDTYAFSSLIDNKNEVNFFIGGAYGFQREFLNKCDSVISLSDLTMAHKVANVVLTEQIFRSLCIQNNHPYHK; from the coding sequence ATGAAAATTAATATTTATGCAATATTAAAACCAACAGCTGATAATTTTGACCAAATTATAAAAGAGTTTATAAAAATGTCGTCAAAATATGCAAAAGTTGAAGTTCATTATATATTTAATAAAAATATAGCAAAAGCCCAAACTATTGGAGAAAAAGAGTCTCAACTTGCATATTCTCAAACATATGAACCTTTGTTAAAAGGTTATAACATTGCACTTGATGTTTTAGGCAAAAGAGTTGATACTTATGCCTTTTCATCATTAATTGATAATAAAAATGAAGTTAATTTTTTTATTGGTGGTGCGTATGGATTTCAAAGAGAGTTTTTAAATAAGTGTGATAGTGTAATTTCACTAAGTGATTTAACAATGGCTCATAAAGTGGCAAATGTTGTTTTAACTGAGCAGATATTTAGAAGCTTATGTATTCAAAATAATCATCCATATCATAAGTAA
- a CDS encoding thiamine phosphate synthase yields the protein MISNLEKALGFKLEAFNYLYVLCDYETLLKKNISLETFVDLCRKKDVKIIQYRDKISSLEEQKINLLYFKSKLNIPIIVNDKIELIDFADGLHLGQEDLEKIHKDKNLAIKLVRIKIKDKLLGLSTHNEIEILEANELNLDMIGLGAYKQTNTKDVSNILGEKISYLAKISKHSVCAIGGVKIEDKILNVKFNVVGSGFFDEN from the coding sequence ATGATTTCAAATTTAGAAAAAGCTTTGGGTTTTAAACTTGAAGCTTTCAACTACTTATATGTTTTATGTGATTATGAAACGCTACTTAAAAAAAATATTTCTTTAGAAACTTTTGTTGATTTATGTAGAAAAAAAGATGTAAAAATTATCCAATATAGAGATAAAATTTCATCTTTGGAAGAACAAAAAATAAATCTTTTATATTTTAAATCAAAATTGAATATCCCAATAATTGTAAATGATAAAATAGAACTTATAGATTTTGCAGATGGTTTACACTTAGGTCAAGAAGACTTAGAAAAAATTCATAAAGATAAAAATCTTGCTATAAAACTTGTAAGAATTAAAATCAAAGATAAACTACTTGGACTTTCAACTCACAATGAAATAGAGATTTTAGAAGCAAATGAATTGAACTTAGATATGATTGGTCTTGGAGCTTATAAACAAACTAATACAAAAGATGTAAGCAATATTTTAGGTGAAAAAATCAGTTATTTAGCAAAAATTTCTAAACATTCAGTTTGTGCTATTGGTGGCGTAAAAATAGAAGATAAGATTTTAAATGTAAAATTTAATGTTGTTGGAAGTGGATTTTTTGATGAAAATTAA
- a CDS encoding 50S ribosomal protein L11 methyltransferase, with protein sequence MSKYYFELVLKPKKNYELFLELLESLTEDAFEENDGCIIIRSEDELDDLKFGIERFSEALDVKCEIIYEKKENIDWIKEYQKSVKSVEVGNFFIRPSWEEKKDNKIDIIIDPALSFGSGHHETTSSCIEAIDEFVKEKQTVLDVGTGSGILAIAAAKKGCVVDICDTDEVCIVDTKSNFELNNTKFNDSWVGSINKSTKTYDVVIANIVADVLVMIANDLKKSLNPDGLLIISGILDKHENRVLNKFKDLEVIKVIHKNEWITAIFKKNKES encoded by the coding sequence TTGTCTAAATACTATTTTGAATTGGTGCTTAAACCAAAAAAAAATTACGAACTTTTTTTAGAACTACTTGAGTCATTAACTGAAGATGCTTTTGAAGAAAATGATGGTTGTATAATTATTAGAAGTGAAGATGAACTAGATGATTTAAAGTTTGGAATAGAGAGATTTTCTGAAGCTTTAGATGTAAAATGTGAAATAATTTATGAAAAAAAAGAGAATATTGATTGGATAAAAGAGTACCAAAAATCTGTTAAATCAGTTGAAGTTGGGAATTTTTTTATTCGTCCGTCTTGGGAAGAAAAAAAAGATAATAAAATTGATATTATAATTGACCCTGCATTATCTTTTGGTTCAGGACATCATGAAACAACTTCTTCTTGTATAGAAGCAATAGATGAATTTGTGAAAGAAAAACAAACGGTTTTAGATGTAGGAACTGGAAGTGGTATTTTAGCAATTGCTGCAGCTAAAAAAGGTTGTGTAGTTGATATTTGTGATACAGATGAAGTTTGTATAGTAGATACAAAATCAAATTTTGAATTAAATAATACTAAATTTAATGATAGTTGGGTTGGTTCTATAAATAAATCAACAAAAACTTATGATGTTGTAATAGCAAATATAGTAGCAGATGTTTTAGTTATGATAGCAAATGATTTAAAAAAATCTTTAAATCCTGATGGCTTACTGATTATTTCAGGTATTTTAGATAAACATGAGAATAGAGTATTAAATAAATTTAAAGATTTAGAAGTTATAAAAGTTATTCATAAAAATGAATGGATAACTGCAATATTTAAAAAGAATAAGGAGTCTTAG